A single window of Vibrio gazogenes DNA harbors:
- a CDS encoding YejL family protein, which produces MPITSKYSDQQIETILTEIAAVFDKHDASPDLVLMIAGNIATNVLNQNVAESQRKAIAEKFAQALISSIDSTIH; this is translated from the coding sequence ATGCCCATTACATCAAAATATAGTGATCAACAAATTGAAACGATCCTGACTGAAATTGCTGCCGTTTTTGATAAACATGATGCGTCTCCGGATCTGGTTCTGATGATCGCCGGAAATATCGCAACAAACGTCTTGAATCAAAATGTTGCAGAGAGCCAGAGAAAAGCCATTGCAGAGAAATTCGCTCAAGCGTTGATATCTTCAATCGACAGTACGATTCACTAA
- the yejK gene encoding nucleoid-associated protein YejK — MSLDLSNVILHQLLKNESDELVVNYRSQSLENNASTENLVAELHRVFSAKPSKGFGCFQSDSEFQNWLRELKSGDLSFYDFSQSSARKLKDELIKSPFADEGILVMAEYQSLATQYLFIGLLPMNQSLKITEGLDISATDYLDIRQMDIAARIDLSLYQSDPDSNRYLTYIKGRVGRKVADFFLDFLQADVGLDSKQQNLVLMQAVEDFCSDAQFEKDETITYKKQVYDYCNEQIKSGDEVQLKDLSQELPDDTNGTTLWDYTQSHGYELEESFPADRSTVRKLTKYVGSGGGLNLSFDSLLLGERVFYDPASDTLTIKGTPPNLRDQLTRNR, encoded by the coding sequence ATGAGTCTTGATCTCTCCAATGTAATACTACACCAGTTACTGAAAAATGAATCGGATGAACTGGTTGTCAACTATCGCTCTCAGTCATTAGAAAACAATGCTTCAACGGAAAATCTGGTCGCTGAATTGCACCGAGTTTTCAGTGCCAAGCCTTCGAAAGGATTTGGCTGTTTCCAATCAGACAGTGAATTTCAAAACTGGTTGCGTGAGCTCAAAAGTGGGGACTTAAGTTTTTATGATTTCTCACAGTCCAGTGCCAGAAAACTCAAAGATGAACTGATTAAGTCCCCTTTTGCTGACGAAGGGATTTTGGTGATGGCTGAGTATCAGTCACTGGCGACGCAATACCTATTCATCGGTCTCTTACCGATGAATCAGAGCCTAAAAATCACCGAAGGATTGGATATCAGTGCTACGGATTATCTGGATATCCGACAAATGGATATCGCTGCCCGTATCGATCTTTCGCTTTACCAGTCAGATCCGGATTCCAATCGTTATCTGACTTATATTAAAGGGCGGGTTGGCCGCAAAGTTGCCGACTTTTTTCTCGATTTTCTTCAAGCCGATGTCGGTCTGGATTCAAAACAGCAGAATTTAGTGCTGATGCAAGCTGTGGAAGATTTTTGTAGTGATGCTCAGTTTGAAAAAGATGAAACAATTACTTACAAAAAGCAGGTCTATGATTACTGCAATGAACAGATTAAATCGGGCGATGAAGTTCAGTTGAAGGATTTATCGCAAGAGCTGCCGGATGATACCAACGGAACGACGCTATGGGATTATACTCAAAGCCATGGTTATGAGTTGGAAGAGAGTTTTCCGGCGGATCGCTCTACAGTTCGCAAACTGACAAAATATGTAGGTTCTGGTGGTGGGTTAAATCTGAGCTTCGATAGTTTGTTACTTGGTGAGCGCGTTTTTTATGATCCGGCGTCAGATACACTGACCATCAAAGGGACGCCTCCCAACTTGCGTGATCAACTGACAAGAAACCGTTAA
- a CDS encoding outer membrane protein OmpK, with the protein MRKSLLALSLLTAISTPALAEDYSDGIHKNDYKWLQFNLMGAVNELPGKSDHDYMEMEFGGRSGLFDLYGYVDVFNLTSDPDSDKADKRSKMFMKFAPRMSLDALTGKDLSFGPVKELYIASLIEWDGANGSTYDVNNQKIGLGSDVEVPWLGKIGLNLYATYLGNKKDWNGYHLATNWFKPFYTFENGSFISYQGYIDWQFGMQAEHADSGTGGAMFNGIYWHSDRYAVGYGMKLYKDIYGIENSDSLRSTGIGHYFDVTYKF; encoded by the coding sequence ATGCGTAAATCACTTCTGGCGCTTAGCTTATTAACAGCAATTTCAACGCCTGCACTTGCTGAAGATTATTCAGATGGAATTCATAAAAATGATTATAAATGGTTGCAATTTAATCTGATGGGAGCCGTCAATGAGCTGCCCGGTAAGTCTGATCACGACTATATGGAAATGGAGTTCGGTGGCCGTTCCGGTCTGTTTGACCTGTATGGTTATGTTGATGTATTTAACCTGACCAGTGATCCAGATAGTGATAAAGCAGATAAAAGAAGCAAAATGTTCATGAAATTTGCCCCGCGTATGTCTCTTGATGCATTAACCGGGAAAGATCTTTCTTTTGGTCCGGTGAAGGAACTGTATATTGCATCTCTGATTGAATGGGATGGTGCGAACGGTAGCACATATGATGTAAACAACCAGAAAATCGGTCTGGGTTCTGATGTTGAAGTTCCTTGGCTCGGTAAAATTGGGTTGAACCTCTATGCCACTTATCTCGGAAATAAAAAAGACTGGAATGGTTATCATCTGGCGACCAACTGGTTTAAGCCGTTTTATACATTCGAAAATGGTTCATTTATCTCTTATCAGGGTTATATCGACTGGCAATTCGGAATGCAGGCAGAGCACGCAGATTCAGGAACTGGTGGTGCAATGTTCAATGGTATCTACTGGCATTCAGACCGTTATGCAGTCGGTTATGGCATGAAACTATATAAAGACATCTACGGTATCGAGAACTCGGACAGTCTCCGTTCTACCGGTATCGGCCACTATTTTGATGTCACTTATAAATTCTGA
- a CDS encoding DUF3413 domain-containing protein: protein MVESENTYGERVSRLVGWGHWFAFFNIIAAMLIGTRYISQSPWPETLLGQFYLAVSWVGHFGFLVFALYLLVLFPLTFLIPARKLFRFVAVCFATIGLTVLLIDTQLYFKLNLHLTPVVWEVLFSDNSKTTTNDLQHLFVLLPLIFAMEIGLSEWVWRKQRRLSHKHIGRPLATIFFISFITSHLIYVWSDASLYTPVTSQKSNFPLSYPMTAKSFMERHGLFNRDDYLKRLHEKQTHKSVLVNYPLEPIKFDRRINPLNILVVSVNNLRADMLSKQYMPMATTFAKDNLNFSNHYSSSNDMFGIFGLFYGLPSSYASSIKVQGTLPVLLDTLEDQKYNFGLFSGNNFSDPLYAETVFRGLPLNHTPFTKDASRDEQTIDAWSKWVSNQSGRWFSYLELTTVQEFDAPDNSFGKSTQNKLKNNYELSVEAADHEIGQLIKKAYEMGIMDSTIVVITSNHGTEFNETNTNSWGSNTNYSQYQLKVPMIIHWPGKVAADYTQRTSHLDFSVTLLQDLLGVSSNPNDYSSGQNLFDENKRRWILAGDARELALVTKNQTTVIDKFGNFKVYDNNYHRLPDTNPTLPVLMQGLTELKRFYSKDN from the coding sequence ATGGTAGAGAGTGAAAACACCTACGGAGAGCGGGTATCCCGCCTAGTTGGCTGGGGACACTGGTTTGCGTTTTTTAATATCATCGCAGCCATGCTGATCGGTACACGTTATATATCCCAGTCCCCGTGGCCAGAAACATTGTTGGGACAATTTTATTTGGCTGTTTCATGGGTCGGGCATTTTGGCTTTCTCGTTTTTGCCCTCTACCTGTTGGTGCTGTTCCCGCTGACGTTTCTTATCCCTGCACGCAAGTTATTCAGGTTTGTTGCAGTTTGTTTTGCGACGATCGGACTCACTGTCCTGCTCATCGACACGCAGTTGTATTTCAAACTCAATCTCCATTTAACCCCTGTCGTATGGGAGGTGCTATTTAGCGATAATTCCAAAACGACAACCAACGATCTTCAGCATCTGTTTGTCTTGTTACCTCTGATTTTTGCCATGGAAATCGGCTTGTCCGAATGGGTATGGCGTAAACAAAGACGCTTGTCGCATAAGCACATAGGCCGCCCTCTGGCGACCATTTTCTTTATTAGTTTTATTACAAGTCATCTCATTTACGTTTGGTCGGATGCTTCTTTGTATACACCGGTTACCAGCCAGAAATCGAATTTCCCACTGTCTTATCCGATGACAGCAAAATCATTTATGGAAAGACATGGCCTGTTCAATCGGGACGATTATCTCAAACGTCTGCACGAGAAACAGACCCACAAATCAGTACTGGTTAACTATCCGTTAGAGCCAATCAAATTTGATCGCCGGATTAACCCGCTTAATATTCTGGTCGTGAGTGTCAACAACTTACGTGCTGATATGCTCAGCAAGCAATATATGCCGATGGCGACAACTTTCGCCAAAGATAATCTGAACTTCAGTAATCATTACAGCTCCAGTAATGACATGTTTGGTATTTTCGGATTATTTTATGGCCTTCCCAGCAGCTATGCATCGAGCATTAAAGTCCAAGGCACATTGCCGGTTCTGCTCGATACTCTGGAAGATCAGAAATACAACTTTGGGCTTTTCAGTGGTAATAACTTCAGCGATCCACTCTATGCTGAGACCGTATTCAGAGGATTGCCGTTAAATCACACCCCATTCACGAAAGACGCCAGCAGAGATGAACAAACGATTGATGCTTGGTCAAAATGGGTATCAAATCAATCAGGGCGCTGGTTCAGTTATTTAGAGCTGACGACGGTTCAGGAGTTTGATGCACCGGATAATTCATTCGGAAAATCCACACAAAACAAACTCAAAAATAACTATGAGTTGTCGGTTGAAGCAGCCGACCATGAGATTGGTCAGCTGATTAAGAAAGCATATGAAATGGGAATCATGGACTCTACCATTGTTGTCATTACATCCAACCATGGCACTGAGTTTAATGAAACCAACACCAACAGTTGGGGCTCCAATACCAACTACAGTCAGTATCAATTGAAAGTACCGATGATTATCCACTGGCCGGGCAAAGTCGCTGCCGACTATACCCAGCGCACCAGCCACCTCGATTTTTCAGTGACACTGTTACAAGATTTACTCGGTGTTTCTTCAAATCCGAATGACTACAGTAGTGGTCAGAACTTGTTTGACGAAAACAAAAGACGTTGGATTTTAGCCGGAGATGCCCGAGAATTGGCCCTAGTGACCAAGAATCAAACAACAGTCATCGATAAGTTTGGGAATTTCAAAGTCTATGATAACAATTACCATCGATTGCCGGATACCAATCCAACGCTACCGGTGCTCATGCAAGGGTTGACAGAACTGAAACGGTTCTACAGCAAAGACAATTAA